One Ostrinia nubilalis chromosome 6, ilOstNubi1.1, whole genome shotgun sequence genomic region harbors:
- the LOC135072640 gene encoding ubiquitin-conjugating enzyme E2-17 kDa: MALKRINRELQDLGRDPPAQCSAGPHGEDLFHWQATIMGPVDSPYQGGVFFLTIHFPTDYPFKPPKVAFTTRIYHPNINSNGSICLDILRSQWSPALTISKVLLSICSLLCDPNPDDPLVPEIARIYKTDREKYNELAREWTRKYAM, encoded by the exons atgGCGTTAAAACGAATTAATAGG GAATTACAAGACCTCGGCAGAGACCCCCCAGCACAATGTTCTGCAGGCCCACACGGTGAAGATC TTTTCCACTGGCAAGCCACAATTATGGGTCCA GTTGACAGTCCCTATCAAGGAGGCGTATTCTTCCTCACCATACATTTTCCAACAGATTACCCGTTCAAACCACCAAAAGTTGCATTCACAACACGTATTTACCATCCCAACATAAACAGTAATGGTTCCATTTGCCTCGACATTCTGCGCTCACAGTGGTCTCCGGCACTCACCATATCCAAAG TGTTGCTCTCAATCTGCTCACTGCTATGCGATCCAAACCCAGATGACCCATTGGTGCCAGAAATCGCTAGGATCTACAAAACGGACAGAGAAAAGTACAATGAACTAGCCCGCGAGTGGACAAGGAAGTATGCCATGTGA
- the LOC135072639 gene encoding progestin and adipoQ receptor family member 3, with protein sequence MSLTMTKKVSECQAETVQFMPIEKVEDECSPEQFCAGSTLLRRGKKLEDNNNLTKEDLEYLNYRQLLKYEQAPYYLQHNPFIRDGYRKLLPTKLCWESIFWWTNETMNIWTHIFGFFLLLFLTINDLVIINIHATVTDKIVAGILFSCFLICMALSALYHTFSCRSENDYNTFLMYDLFGIALSLLAIYTSGVYYAFWCHSELKTFYLTSVTLIFILAMVLQIPRLNVPYLVKMCVFIGWAAYGVLPTLHWTYAMGGFENPMVQMFFPRVIGMYIISGTAFVIYAFKVPERWFPGQVDYIGHSHQWWHVLVLGALYYWHNSGMMYVQYRMNHGCANTMRIF encoded by the exons atgagtCTAACTATGACCAAAAAAGTTAGTGAATGCCAAGCGGAGACTGTACAGTTTATGCCTAtagaaaaa GTAGAAGATGAATGCAGTCCAGAACAGTTTTGTGCAGGCAGCACACTCCTCCGACGGGGTAAAAAACTGGAAGACAACAATAACTTGACAAAAGAGGACCTGGAGTACCTCAACTATAGACAGCTTCTCAAGTACGAGCAAGCTCCGTATTACCTGCAACACAATCCCTTCATCCGGGATGGATATAGAAAATTGTTACCTACAAAACTATGCTGGGAAAG CATATTCTGGTGGACGAACGAGACGATGAACATATGGACGCACATATTCGGCTTCTTCTTGCTGCTGTTCCTCACCATCAACGATCTCGTCATCATCAACATCCACGCCACGGTCACAGACAAGATTGTAGCTGGGATACTGTTTTCTTGTTTTCTG ATATGCATGGCTCTATCGGCTCTCTACCACACGTTTTCGTGTCGTTCCGAGAACGATTACAATACGTTCCTAATGTACGACCTCTTCGGGATCGCGCTATCATTGCTTGCGATATACACCTCGGGGGTCTACTACGCATTCTGGTGTCATTCT GAGCTGAAAACCTTTTACTTGACATCAGTGACGCTGATCTTCATCCTGGCGATGGTGCTTCAGATCCCGCGACTGAATGTGCCTTACTTGGTGAAGATGTGCGTGTTCATAGGATGGGCCGCCTATGGCGTGCTGCCTACGCTGCACTGGACTTATGCTATGGGAGGATTTGAGAATCCTATGGTCCAG aTGTTCTTCCCTAGAGTTATAGGGATGTACATCATAAGTGGGACAGCTTTCGTGATATATGCCTTCAAG GTGCCAGAGCGCTGGTTCCCGGGGCAAGTCGACTACATCGGGCACTCGCACCAGTGGTGGCACGTGCTCGTGCTGGGCGCGCTGTACTACTGGCACAACTCCGGCATGATGTACGTGCAGTACCGCATGAACCACGGCTGCGCGAATACTATGCGCATATTCTAA